In Carya illinoinensis cultivar Pawnee chromosome 9, C.illinoinensisPawnee_v1, whole genome shotgun sequence, the following are encoded in one genomic region:
- the LOC122276714 gene encoding trihelix transcription factor ASIL1-like isoform X3 has translation MGDLTDTLTTPPTTHSRPLPVREDCWSEDATSTLIDAWGRRYLELNRGNLRQKDWQDVADAVNALHGHTKKTHRTDVQCKNRIDTIKKKYKIEKARVSSSDGNIVSSWTFFERLDTLIGSNVSAKKLPPQPSPSLSPSPPVAVPIYYKKTTPSPSTTIVALPQKRPAPAMDEGFSRRNYSAMAAAAAASAEDDVEDEDEEEEEERESEEVEEREGMRRLARAIERFGEVYERVEREKVRQMVELEKQRMQFAKDLEVQRMNMFMDTQVQLERIKHGKRSRSNDMYS, from the exons ATGGGCGACCTTACGGACACCCTAACGACGCCGCCCACCACCCACTCTCGCCCTTTGCCCGTACGCGAGGACTGCTGGAGCGAGGACGCCACATCCACTCTGATCGACGCCTGGGGCCGCCGTTACCTCGAGCTCAACCGAGGGAACCTCCGTCAGAAGGACTGGCAGGACGTGGCCGACGCCGTCAACGCCCTCCACGGCCACACCAAGAAAACGCACCGTACCGACGTCCAGTGCAAGAACCGCATCGACACCATCAAGAAGAAGTACAAGATTGAGAAGGCCAGGGTTTCGTCGTCCGACGGAAACATTGTCTCCTCTTGGACTTTCTTCGAACGTCTCGACACACTTATCGGATCCAACGTGTCCGCTAAGAAGCTGCCCCCTCAACCGTCTCCGTCCTTGTCTCCATCTCCACCGGTGGCAGTTCCTATTTATTACAAGAAAACGACGCCGTCGCCTTCTACTACGATCGTGGCGTTGCCGCAGAAGAGACCGGCTCCAGCTATGGACGAGGGGTTTTCCAGGAGGAACTACTCGGCGATGGCGGCTGCGGCCGCTGCTTCGGCGGAGGATGACGTggaggatgaggatgaggaggaggaggaggaaagagagagcgaggaggtggaggagagagaggggatgAGGAGGTTGGCGAGGGCGATAGAGAGGTTTGGAGAGGTGTACGAGAGGGTGGAGAGGGAGAAGGTGAGGCAGATGGTGGAGTTGGAGAAGCAGAGGATGCAGTTCGCTAAGGATTTGGAGGTGCAGAGGATGAATATGTTCATGGACACGCAGGTTCAGCTCGAGAGGATCAAGCATGGCAAGCGTTCCAGATCCAACG ATATGTATAGCTAG
- the LOC122276714 gene encoding trihelix transcription factor ASIL1-like isoform X1, with protein sequence MGDLTDTLTTPPTTHSRPLPVREDCWSEDATSTLIDAWGRRYLELNRGNLRQKDWQDVADAVNALHGHTKKTHRTDVQCKNRIDTIKKKYKIEKARVSSSDGNIVSSWTFFERLDTLIGSNVSAKKLPPQPSPSLSPSPPVAVPIYYKKTTPSPSTTIVALPQKRPAPAMDEGFSRRNYSAMAAAAAASAEDDVEDEDEEEEEERESEEVEEREGMRRLARAIERFGEVYERVEREKVRQMVELEKQRMQFAKDLEVQRMNMFMDTQVQLERIKHGKRSRSNGWSFDLRGCSVCGIRQMYLTS encoded by the exons ATGGGCGACCTTACGGACACCCTAACGACGCCGCCCACCACCCACTCTCGCCCTTTGCCCGTACGCGAGGACTGCTGGAGCGAGGACGCCACATCCACTCTGATCGACGCCTGGGGCCGCCGTTACCTCGAGCTCAACCGAGGGAACCTCCGTCAGAAGGACTGGCAGGACGTGGCCGACGCCGTCAACGCCCTCCACGGCCACACCAAGAAAACGCACCGTACCGACGTCCAGTGCAAGAACCGCATCGACACCATCAAGAAGAAGTACAAGATTGAGAAGGCCAGGGTTTCGTCGTCCGACGGAAACATTGTCTCCTCTTGGACTTTCTTCGAACGTCTCGACACACTTATCGGATCCAACGTGTCCGCTAAGAAGCTGCCCCCTCAACCGTCTCCGTCCTTGTCTCCATCTCCACCGGTGGCAGTTCCTATTTATTACAAGAAAACGACGCCGTCGCCTTCTACTACGATCGTGGCGTTGCCGCAGAAGAGACCGGCTCCAGCTATGGACGAGGGGTTTTCCAGGAGGAACTACTCGGCGATGGCGGCTGCGGCCGCTGCTTCGGCGGAGGATGACGTggaggatgaggatgaggaggaggaggaggaaagagagagcgaggaggtggaggagagagaggggatgAGGAGGTTGGCGAGGGCGATAGAGAGGTTTGGAGAGGTGTACGAGAGGGTGGAGAGGGAGAAGGTGAGGCAGATGGTGGAGTTGGAGAAGCAGAGGATGCAGTTCGCTAAGGATTTGGAGGTGCAGAGGATGAATATGTTCATGGACACGCAGGTTCAGCTCGAGAGGATCAAGCATGGCAAGCGTTCCAGATCCAACG GATGGAGTTTTGATTTAAGGGGTTGTTCGGTGTGTGGGATTAGACAAATGTACTTAACCTCTTAG
- the LOC122276714 gene encoding trihelix transcription factor ASIL1-like isoform X2: MGDLTDTLTTPPTTHSRPLPVREDCWSEDATSTLIDAWGRRYLELNRGNLRQKDWQDVADAVNALHGHTKKTHRTDVQCKNRIDTIKKKYKIEKARVSSSDGNIVSSWTFFERLDTLIGSNVSAKKLPPQPSPSLSPSPPVAVPIYYKKTTPSPSTTIVALPQKRPAPAMDEGFSRRNYSAMAAAAAASAEDDVEDEDEEEEEERESEEVEEREGMRRLARAIERFGEVYERVEREKVRQMVELEKQRMQFAKDLEVQRMNMFMDTQVQLERIKHGKRSRSNGYCGRILSVKCLL; the protein is encoded by the exons ATGGGCGACCTTACGGACACCCTAACGACGCCGCCCACCACCCACTCTCGCCCTTTGCCCGTACGCGAGGACTGCTGGAGCGAGGACGCCACATCCACTCTGATCGACGCCTGGGGCCGCCGTTACCTCGAGCTCAACCGAGGGAACCTCCGTCAGAAGGACTGGCAGGACGTGGCCGACGCCGTCAACGCCCTCCACGGCCACACCAAGAAAACGCACCGTACCGACGTCCAGTGCAAGAACCGCATCGACACCATCAAGAAGAAGTACAAGATTGAGAAGGCCAGGGTTTCGTCGTCCGACGGAAACATTGTCTCCTCTTGGACTTTCTTCGAACGTCTCGACACACTTATCGGATCCAACGTGTCCGCTAAGAAGCTGCCCCCTCAACCGTCTCCGTCCTTGTCTCCATCTCCACCGGTGGCAGTTCCTATTTATTACAAGAAAACGACGCCGTCGCCTTCTACTACGATCGTGGCGTTGCCGCAGAAGAGACCGGCTCCAGCTATGGACGAGGGGTTTTCCAGGAGGAACTACTCGGCGATGGCGGCTGCGGCCGCTGCTTCGGCGGAGGATGACGTggaggatgaggatgaggaggaggaggaggaaagagagagcgaggaggtggaggagagagaggggatgAGGAGGTTGGCGAGGGCGATAGAGAGGTTTGGAGAGGTGTACGAGAGGGTGGAGAGGGAGAAGGTGAGGCAGATGGTGGAGTTGGAGAAGCAGAGGATGCAGTTCGCTAAGGATTTGGAGGTGCAGAGGATGAATATGTTCATGGACACGCAGGTTCAGCTCGAGAGGATCAAGCATGGCAAGCGTTCCAGATCCAACG GTTATTGTGGACGGATCCTTTCAGTTAAATGTCTTCTATAG
- the LOC122275103 gene encoding uncharacterized protein LOC122275103, whose amino-acid sequence MKNTIRCCISCILPCGVLDVIRIVHTNGRVEEISGTIRASEIMKAYPKHVLKKPSSSSDDGCVPKIVIVPPDAELQRGKIYFLMPVPSNPEKTRSRSSTRKKRREPDSNANNAMAMTNLLISDQYLTEILSEKISTQRDRRRGRVGVWRPHLESICESPSDV is encoded by the coding sequence ATGAAAAACACCATAAGATGCTGCATCTCTTGCATTCTACCATGTGGAGTTCTCGACGTAATTCGCATAGTTCACACCAATGGCCGCGTGGAAGAGATCAGTGGGACAATCCGAGCCAGCGAGATCATGAAGGCTTACCCCAAGCACGTCCTCAAGAAACCCTCTTCTTCCTCAGACGATGGCTGCGTCCCAAAGATTGTGATAGTCCCTCCCGATGCAGAGCTTCAACGTGGAAAAATATACTTCCTCATGCCTGTACCTTCAAACCCAGAAAAAACTCGATCAAGATCATCAacgagaaagaaaagaagagagccGGATAGCAACGCCAACAACGCTATGGCCATGACGAACCTATTGATATCAGATCAGTACTTGACTGAAATACTCTCGGAGAAGATTTCCACGCAAAGAGATCGTAGGCGAGGTCGTGTTGGCGTGTGGAGACCTCACTTAGAGAGCATTTGTGAGTCACCAAGTGATGTCTAA